In Arcobacter ellisii, a genomic segment contains:
- a CDS encoding efflux RND transporter permease subunit, whose protein sequence is MLDKLIDLSLKYRLLVIVLFISICALGFRAYKNIPVDAFPDITPKQVVIYTESPGNSAEDIEKLITYPIESAMSGMAGVEMITSNSIFGLSYVSIFFEDDMDINFLRQLVSERLNTVDIPNGWGKPTLGPNTTGLGQVFWYEIKDKNNQYSLQELREMQEYIVSPLFKSVKGVEEVIGWGGKEKQYDVLIDTKKLQSLNITYDDVVQALQRSNIAAGGQYLEFNKEQYLIRGAGLYKNIDDIKNSVIKSQNGQAIVIQDVAKVQIGSMPRFGAISIDGKEAVIGMVLQRTETNAAKVVELLKEKILTVNSTLPDGVEINPIYDRSEITLKAVNTMTSALTSGVVLVAIVLFLFLFELRSAFIVILSLPVSLLIAFLLMEYFGLSANLMSLSGLAIAVGMIVDGTIVIVENTFRKLHDEKDKSKFEIVAESTKEVATPVTFAILVIAAVFIPLLSLGGLAGKLYSPMAINIVFVMLGSLAVALILVPVLTYLLLKPAKSSDNSIMKKIKHGYSPILVFALNNAKKLFIGISALFFICVALLSFQGREFMPTLNEESIMYRVVAIPGTSLSQSVEMAQEVEKYILKEYPKEVLSVLSMMGRSEKGETAQPNYMEVLLTLSNDIEDLEQLTNELNEKLEKKFEYVQFVPTQPIAMRVEELLAGVKAELAIKVFGNDQKVLNDIATKIQQNISDIDGAKQLSLESQLGQSQIKIEPDYLALARYGINVDEVMSVIRNGIGEEEVTEKIEGVKRFGIVAKIENAKKDIQSIKELTLRSSSGAVVTLEQISKISIVQGPSFIKRENLNRYMVLSIEVDGRDIASFVKEANEIIQEKVDMPTGYFIEWAGDFKNMQEATQKLMILVPLSVFLVILLLYTAFNSLKKALLILLNVPFGLIGAILALVASGVYLSVSAIVGFIAIFAIAILNGIVLVSFIDELREKFPHVDLKTLLKDATLLRLRPVLMTAFTTLFGILPLLFATGVGSEIQYPLSVVVIGGIISSTLLTLLILPSTYYLFYKNDHHGEEKVTVSLKAQ, encoded by the coding sequence ATGTTAGATAAACTTATTGACCTATCTTTAAAATACAGACTTTTAGTCATTGTTCTTTTTATATCCATTTGTGCATTGGGATTTAGAGCCTATAAAAATATCCCTGTTGATGCATTTCCTGATATTACTCCTAAGCAAGTAGTGATTTATACAGAAAGCCCAGGGAATTCTGCAGAAGATATTGAAAAGTTAATTACTTATCCGATTGAATCAGCAATGTCTGGTATGGCAGGCGTTGAAATGATAACGTCCAATTCTATATTTGGATTATCGTATGTCTCTATATTTTTTGAAGATGATATGGATATAAACTTTCTAAGACAACTTGTAAGTGAGCGATTAAATACAGTTGACATTCCAAATGGTTGGGGAAAACCTACACTTGGACCCAATACAACAGGTTTAGGACAAGTATTTTGGTATGAGATAAAAGATAAAAACAATCAATACTCTTTGCAAGAGTTAAGAGAAATGCAAGAGTATATTGTAAGTCCTTTGTTTAAAAGTGTAAAAGGTGTTGAAGAAGTCATTGGATGGGGAGGAAAAGAAAAACAATATGATGTCTTAATTGATACTAAAAAGCTACAAAGCTTAAATATTACTTATGATGATGTCGTTCAAGCACTACAACGAAGTAATATAGCAGCAGGTGGACAATATTTAGAGTTTAATAAAGAACAGTATCTTATTCGAGGTGCTGGTTTATATAAAAATATTGATGATATAAAAAATAGTGTGATTAAATCACAAAATGGACAAGCAATCGTTATTCAAGATGTTGCAAAAGTACAAATAGGTTCGATGCCAAGATTTGGAGCCATCTCTATTGATGGAAAAGAAGCTGTTATTGGAATGGTATTACAAAGAACAGAAACAAATGCGGCAAAAGTAGTTGAATTATTAAAAGAAAAAATTTTAACAGTTAACTCAACATTGCCAGATGGTGTAGAAATAAACCCAATTTATGACCGTTCAGAAATCACATTAAAAGCAGTGAATACTATGACATCTGCATTAACTTCAGGAGTTGTTTTAGTTGCAATTGTACTGTTTTTATTCTTATTTGAACTTCGTTCCGCATTTATTGTTATATTATCATTACCTGTATCTTTACTTATTGCCTTTTTACTTATGGAGTATTTTGGATTAAGTGCAAACTTGATGAGTCTAAGTGGTTTAGCAATTGCAGTTGGTATGATTGTTGATGGTACCATTGTAATTGTTGAAAATACTTTTAGAAAACTTCATGATGAAAAAGATAAAAGTAAATTTGAAATTGTCGCAGAATCCACAAAAGAAGTAGCTACTCCTGTAACATTTGCTATTTTAGTTATTGCAGCAGTATTTATACCATTGTTAAGTTTAGGTGGTTTAGCAGGAAAACTCTACAGTCCTATGGCGATTAATATTGTATTTGTTATGTTGGGTTCATTAGCTGTTGCTTTAATCTTAGTTCCTGTATTAACTTACTTATTGCTAAAACCAGCAAAGAGTTCTGATAACTCAATTATGAAAAAGATTAAACATGGATACAGTCCAATATTGGTTTTTGCTTTAAATAATGCAAAAAAGCTTTTTATAGGTATATCTGCTTTGTTTTTTATCTGCGTAGCATTATTGTCTTTTCAAGGACGAGAGTTTATGCCAACTTTAAATGAAGAATCAATCATGTACAGAGTAGTAGCAATTCCTGGAACAAGTCTTAGTCAATCAGTTGAAATGGCACAAGAAGTTGAGAAGTATATCTTAAAAGAGTATCCCAAAGAGGTTCTTTCTGTTTTATCAATGATGGGAAGAAGTGAAAAAGGTGAAACTGCTCAACCAAACTATATGGAAGTCTTATTAACGCTTAGTAATGATATTGAAGATTTAGAACAATTGACAAATGAACTTAATGAAAAACTTGAGAAAAAGTTTGAATATGTACAATTTGTTCCTACACAACCTATTGCTATGAGAGTTGAAGAGTTATTAGCAGGTGTTAAAGCTGAATTAGCCATAAAAGTATTTGGAAATGACCAAAAAGTACTTAATGATATTGCCACAAAAATACAGCAAAACATTAGTGATATTGATGGTGCAAAACAATTGAGTCTTGAATCACAATTGGGACAATCTCAAATTAAAATTGAACCTGATTATTTGGCACTTGCTCGATATGGAATTAATGTTGATGAAGTAATGAGTGTGATTCGAAATGGTATAGGAGAAGAAGAAGTTACAGAAAAAATTGAAGGTGTAAAACGATTTGGTATTGTCGCAAAAATAGAAAATGCTAAAAAGGATATTCAAAGTATTAAAGAATTAACCTTGCGTTCTTCTTCAGGAGCTGTTGTAACATTAGAACAAATCAGTAAAATATCGATTGTTCAAGGTCCCTCATTTATTAAAAGAGAGAATTTAAATCGTTATATGGTACTTTCTATAGAAGTTGATGGAAGAGATATTGCATCATTTGTTAAAGAAGCAAATGAGATAATACAAGAAAAAGTGGATATGCCAACGGGTTATTTTATAGAATGGGCAGGTGATTTTAAAAATATGCAAGAAGCTACGCAAAAGCTTATGATACTAGTACCTTTATCAGTATTTCTTGTAATATTGCTATTATATACTGCCTTTAATTCATTAAAAAAAGCCTTATTGATTTTATTGAATGTTCCATTTGGTTTAATTGGTGCTATTTTAGCGTTGGTAGCAAGTGGTGTATATTTATCGGTATCTGCTATTGTAGGATTTATTGCAATTTTTGCTATTGCTATACTCAATGGAATCGTACTTGTTAGTTTTATCGATGAATTAAGAGAAAAATTTCCCCATGTGGATTTAAAAACTCTTCTAAAAGATGCAACACTATTGCGACTCAGACCTGTTTTAATGACAGCATTTACAACACTTTTTGGTATTTTACCTTTGTTGTTTGCTACAGGAGTAGGAAGTGAAATACAATATCCCTTATCCGTCGTTGTAATTGGAGGAATAATAAGTTCAACACTATTAACCCTTCTGATTTTACCTTCAACATATTATTTGTTTTATAAAAACGATCATCATGGAGAAGAAAAAGTCACAGTTAGCTTAAAAGCTCAATAA
- a CDS encoding DUF411 domain-containing protein → MKKTILFLALITSSVFAMEGKTMTVYKSPYCGCCTKWIDIMKSEGFKVNSIETNEVNNIKQKAGLQAGQTSCHTAFVDGYVVEGHVDYSAIKKMLVEKPNILGITVPGMPIGSPGMEQGNTKQAYNILYVNKDGSTGVYESH, encoded by the coding sequence ATGAAGAAAACAATTTTATTTTTAGCACTAATAACAAGTTCAGTTTTTGCGATGGAAGGTAAAACTATGACTGTTTATAAATCACCTTATTGTGGTTGTTGTACCAAATGGATTGATATTATGAAAAGTGAAGGGTTTAAAGTAAATAGTATTGAAACAAATGAGGTTAATAATATAAAACAAAAAGCTGGTTTACAAGCTGGACAAACATCATGTCATACAGCATTTGTTGATGGATATGTAGTTGAAGGTCATGTAGACTATAGTGCAATAAAAAAAATGCTTGTTGAAAAACCAAATATTTTAGGAATTACTGTTCCTGGTATGCCAATAGGAAGTCCTGGAATGGAGCAAGGAAATACTAAACAAGCTTATAATATATTGTATGTAAATAAAGATGGTTCTACAGGTGTGTATGAATCTCATTAG
- a CDS encoding c-type cytochrome has translation MKTKYISLIVIFFIIVIFIIFSNRNNDTGRWYSEKQVKLGEQVFLKNCASCHGEKAEKTINWKKTLSDGSYPPPPLNDTAHAWHHPKWQLIEIITNGGAKYDGKMPPFKNILTNEEKEDAIAYFQSLWSDEFYNLWLEGGGLKKKSER, from the coding sequence TTGAAAACTAAATATATAAGTTTAATAGTAATTTTTTTTATAATAGTTATTTTTATAATATTTTCAAATAGAAATAATGATACGGGAAGATGGTATAGTGAAAAACAAGTTAAGCTTGGAGAACAAGTATTTCTGAAAAATTGTGCCTCATGTCATGGAGAAAAAGCAGAAAAAACTATTAATTGGAAAAAAACTTTATCAGATGGCTCATATCCTCCACCACCATTAAATGACACTGCTCATGCATGGCATCATCCAAAGTGGCAATTAATTGAGATAATAACTAATGGTGGTGCAAAGTATGACGGTAAAATGCCTCCATTTAAAAATATATTAACTAATGAAGAAAAAGAGGATGCAATTGCATATTTTCAATCTTTATGGAGTGATGAATTTTATAATCTTTGGTTAGAAGGAGGAGGATTAAAAAAGAAAAGTGAGAGATAA
- a CDS encoding SHOCT domain-containing protein: MFEFMNMNMTLFHGFTMFIFWAIFFYLLISIDTKEKPSLLDILKKRLAKGEITQEQFESIKATLKLKEGN, from the coding sequence ATGTTTGAGTTTATGAATATGAACATGACACTATTTCATGGTTTTACAATGTTTATTTTTTGGGCAATATTTTTTTATTTATTAATTTCAATTGATACAAAAGAAAAACCATCTTTATTAGATATATTAAAAAAACGATTAGCAAAAGGTGAAATAACTCAAGAGCAGTTTGAATCAATAAAAGCTACATTAAAATTAAAAGAAGGAAATTAA
- a CDS encoding response regulator transcription factor, translating to MKILLLEDDIILNEIIEEHLINKGYVVKSAFSGYEAEELIYSEKFDLFLFDVNVPEINGFELLKNARQNDIKTPTIFLTSLNMVDDIEKGFESGCDDYVKKPIELKELDLRINNIKRLFNILPDNIIEISQNIYLDRLNLFIKINNKEIHIARKESEIFLYLINNHQKIVSIDELSTNVWSYEDSPNPSTVRTYIKNLRKILGEKFITNIRGVGYKFNK from the coding sequence ATGAAAATACTCTTATTAGAAGATGACATTATTTTAAATGAAATTATAGAGGAACACTTAATAAATAAAGGCTATGTCGTTAAATCAGCTTTTTCAGGGTATGAAGCAGAAGAATTAATATATTCTGAAAAATTTGATTTATTTTTGTTTGATGTGAATGTTCCTGAAATTAATGGTTTTGAATTGTTAAAAAATGCAAGACAAAATGATATAAAAACTCCTACAATTTTTTTAACATCTTTAAATATGGTTGATGATATAGAAAAAGGATTTGAATCAGGCTGTGATGATTATGTAAAGAAACCTATTGAATTGAAGGAATTAGATTTAAGAATAAATAATATAAAAAGATTATTTAATATTTTGCCAGATAACATTATAGAGATTTCACAAAATATATATTTAGATAGATTAAATTTATTTATTAAAATAAATAATAAGGAGATACATATTGCAAGAAAAGAATCTGAAATTTTCCTATATTTGATAAATAATCATCAAAAAATAGTAAGTATAGATGAACTAAGCACAAATGTTTGGAGTTATGAAGATTCACCAAATCCATCGACAGTTAGAACATATATAAAGAATTTAAGAAAAATTCTTGGAGAAAAATTTATTACAAATATAAGAGGAGTAGGTTATAAATTTAACAAATAG
- a CDS encoding TolC family protein, whose translation MIKNRLISMFILFSCSSGVLFADDFNQFLNKAIETSPYLQSSAIGVEQAKQESYKQLRYENPTLSGEFLKYKPNDGSNDSGYNISLTQPFRLWGVSGDKERFSQAIVKGANSEYMLNTSDFIRNISLYFTVYAQEKMLLDLMLDATNIAKTIYDISQERHAVGSISRADMLQAKAIFLEQQTQYDSLNISSIESYYELLKLAGIKEKIEINTNHTFEVKKSDISENPELNLLIHKKDIAQAEAELTSNILETVDVTASYSKEPDQIVNGVALSFPFPLFNTKYEEKRIAQLEAKKMNFLIENEKNSIQTEHSKLLIQRELLEKLKLKNENVLKLKMEVLEMFLEKYKVSQTTLMELLNIKNQVIQTKENLIKINIALNQNAININYIQGDINAQNLIN comes from the coding sequence ATGATAAAAAATAGATTAATTTCTATGTTTATCTTGTTTTCTTGCAGTAGTGGAGTACTTTTTGCAGATGATTTTAATCAATTTTTAAATAAAGCAATTGAAACAAGTCCTTATTTGCAATCTTCAGCTATTGGAGTTGAACAAGCTAAACAAGAAAGTTATAAACAATTACGATATGAAAACCCCACTTTAAGTGGAGAGTTTTTAAAATATAAACCCAATGATGGTTCTAATGATAGTGGTTATAATATTAGCCTTACCCAACCATTTAGATTATGGGGCGTATCAGGTGATAAAGAGCGTTTTTCACAAGCAATTGTAAAAGGTGCTAACAGTGAATATATGTTAAATACATCCGATTTTATTCGAAATATCTCTTTATATTTTACTGTTTATGCACAAGAAAAAATGCTTCTTGACTTAATGCTAGATGCGACGAACATTGCAAAGACCATTTATGATATTTCTCAAGAACGTCATGCTGTTGGTTCAATTTCACGAGCAGATATGCTTCAAGCCAAAGCTATATTTTTGGAACAACAAACACAATATGATAGTTTAAATATATCTTCGATTGAAAGCTATTATGAGTTATTGAAACTTGCAGGTATCAAAGAAAAAATTGAGATAAACACGAATCATACTTTTGAAGTTAAGAAATCAGATATCTCTGAAAACCCTGAGTTAAACCTTCTGATTCATAAAAAAGATATTGCACAAGCTGAAGCTGAATTAACTTCCAATATTCTTGAAACAGTTGATGTGACTGCTTCATACAGTAAAGAACCTGACCAAATTGTCAATGGTGTTGCTCTAAGTTTTCCTTTTCCTCTTTTTAATACAAAGTATGAAGAAAAAAGAATAGCACAATTAGAAGCAAAAAAAATGAATTTTTTAATTGAGAATGAAAAAAACTCCATACAGACAGAACACTCTAAACTTTTAATACAAAGAGAGTTACTGGAAAAGTTAAAATTAAAAAATGAGAATGTATTAAAATTAAAAATGGAAGTTCTTGAAATGTTTTTAGAAAAATATAAAGTTTCTCAAACAACCCTAATGGAGCTTTTAAATATAAAAAACCAAGTGATTCAAACAAAAGAGAATCTTATTAAAATCAATATTGCATTAAATCAAAATGCAATTAACATAAATTACATCCAAGGAGATATCAATGCACAAAATCTTATTAATTAG
- a CDS encoding TlpA family protein disulfide reductase, producing MKNKYLLLLISLSFLFIGCEEGKKAQVIEQKDIKNTIELKKEVDKTYNLKTFDGETIKLTVDNNILISDKLEDKLVLINFWATWCPPCKKEIPVFNEIYEKYKDNFIIIGILYEKDIDMNTLSNFIKENNIKFPITISEDENFRLAKELGDVKKVPESFLYGKDGLFIEKYIGIVDEKKLVNHIKDSLK from the coding sequence ATGAAAAACAAATATTTGCTTCTTTTAATCTCTTTATCATTTCTATTTATAGGTTGTGAAGAGGGGAAAAAAGCCCAAGTTATTGAACAAAAAGATATAAAAAATACCATTGAATTAAAAAAAGAAGTTGATAAAACTTATAATTTAAAAACATTTGATGGAGAAACAATAAAATTAACAGTTGATAATAATATATTAATATCAGATAAATTAGAAGATAAGCTAGTTCTTATAAATTTCTGGGCAACTTGGTGTCCTCCTTGTAAAAAAGAAATTCCTGTATTTAATGAAATTTACGAAAAATACAAAGATAATTTTATTATTATAGGTATTTTATATGAAAAAGATATTGATATGAATACTTTATCTAATTTTATAAAAGAAAATAATATAAAATTTCCAATTACTATTAGTGAGGATGAAAACTTTAGATTAGCTAAAGAACTTGGGGATGTAAAAAAAGTTCCAGAATCTTTTTTATATGGAAAAGATGGATTATTTATTGAAAAATATATTGGAATTGTAGATGAAAAAAAACTTGTTAATCATATAAAAGATAGTTTAAAATAA
- a CDS encoding response regulator transcription factor yields the protein MKILLLEDDVILNEIIEEFLLSLNYEVITAFDGNIAEELIYEESFDLLLFDVNIPNITGFELLKNIRQNNINIPTIFITSRHTADDVKIGFNSGCDDYIKKPFELSELQLRIENIKRLRQIDNHGQIKIDNDTFYNYEKKVITRNHEEFNLSKIESKILEYFLKNKNKTISIDEISVNNWLYDEMPESTTIRTYIKNLRKKLNDETITTLKGIGYRFNIS from the coding sequence ATGAAAATACTTTTACTTGAAGATGATGTTATTCTAAATGAGATAATTGAAGAATTTCTATTATCTTTAAATTATGAAGTAATTACTGCTTTTGATGGGAATATTGCTGAAGAGTTAATCTATGAAGAGAGTTTTGACCTTCTTTTATTTGATGTAAATATTCCTAATATTACAGGATTTGAACTATTAAAAAATATTCGTCAAAATAATATTAATATTCCTACGATATTTATAACATCAAGACATACAGCTGATGATGTAAAGATAGGATTTAACTCTGGTTGTGATGATTATATTAAAAAACCATTTGAATTAAGTGAATTACAACTTAGAATTGAAAATATAAAAAGATTAAGACAAATTGATAATCATGGACAAATAAAAATAGACAATGACACTTTTTATAATTATGAAAAGAAAGTTATTACAAGAAATCATGAAGAATTTAATTTATCAAAAATAGAATCAAAAATTTTAGAATATTTCTTAAAAAATAAAAATAAAACTATTTCTATAGATGAAATATCAGTAAATAATTGGCTTTATGATGAAATGCCTGAATCTACAACAATAAGAACTTACATTAAAAATTTAAGAAAAAAACTTAATGATGAAACTATAACAACCCTCAAAGGAATTGGATATAGATTTAATATTAGTTAA
- a CDS encoding sensor histidine kinase has product MTKSDMQNITSKLSSKIISSHMTNTSLDTSKLLETKEYKISFYNENKEKIFGNFDDNIDFSKDFLQHEEHFVLVDKSTLGHLGIFYIVIEENLLSEKIKELTINIIFIFIFIYSIISLVGFYLAKLFLIPIKDERERLNIFIKDTTHELNTPISAILMSTESTNLTHKQIERVRLSAKRVSEIYKDLTYVFLENHLKEKIINKLSLNTIINEQLKYFEPLASKKRITITTNLEEFEYKINEDDFIRVFNNLVSNSIKYNKISGEIDISLKNKTLTIKDTGIGIREEKIKNIFDRYYRATSEQGGFGIGLNIVSKICKDYNIKIVVDSKLNESTTFKLIF; this is encoded by the coding sequence TTGACAAAATCAGATATGCAAAATATTACTTCAAAATTATCGTCAAAAATAATATCTTCACATATGACAAATACAAGTTTAGATACTAGTAAATTATTAGAAACTAAGGAGTATAAGATTTCTTTTTACAATGAGAATAAAGAGAAAATTTTTGGTAATTTTGATGATAATATAGATTTTTCAAAAGATTTTCTTCAACATGAAGAACATTTTGTATTAGTTGATAAATCAACATTGGGTCATCTTGGAATATTTTATATTGTAATTGAAGAAAACTTATTATCTGAAAAGATAAAAGAATTAACAATTAATATTATTTTTATTTTTATATTCATTTATTCTATTATTTCTTTAGTTGGATTTTATTTAGCAAAACTTTTTTTAATACCAATAAAAGATGAAAGAGAAAGATTAAATATTTTTATTAAAGATACAACTCATGAACTAAATACACCAATAAGTGCTATTTTAATGTCAACTGAATCTACTAATTTAACTCATAAACAAATTGAAAGAGTTAGATTAAGTGCTAAAAGAGTATCTGAAATTTATAAAGATTTAACATATGTATTTTTAGAGAATCATCTAAAAGAAAAAATTATAAATAAACTTTCATTGAATACTATAATAAATGAGCAGTTAAAATATTTTGAACCACTTGCATCTAAAAAAAGAATTACAATTACCACAAATTTAGAAGAATTTGAATATAAAATCAATGAAGATGATTTTATAAGAGTTTTTAATAATTTAGTATCTAATTCAATTAAATATAACAAAATAAGTGGAGAAATAGATATATCTTTAAAAAATAAAACTTTAACTATTAAAGATACAGGAATAGGAATTCGAGAAGAAAAAATCAAAAATATTTTCGATAGATATTATAGAGCAACTTCAGAACAAGGTGGTTTTGGAATAGGATTAAATATTGTAAGTAAAATATGTAAAGATTATAATATAAAAATAGTAGTTGATTCAAAATTAAATGAAAGTACAACTTTTAAATTAATTTTTTAA
- a CDS encoding FixH family protein encodes MKNLLRILLVSGILLSGTTSLNAKEIYLSHQTTKDYRVLVKVYDELKLGDNEFNVKILYKTKSLDGVNVNLKVYKPNGEVVEYNSNKVNDKKNYSFNVTLSEKGEYGYVITYNIMTGGVTRTSKGSFAFN; translated from the coding sequence ATGAAAAATTTACTCAGAATATTACTTGTATCAGGAATTTTATTAAGTGGGACTACTTCTTTAAATGCAAAAGAGATATATTTATCACATCAAACTACTAAAGACTATAGAGTTTTAGTAAAAGTGTACGATGAATTAAAATTAGGAGATAATGAATTTAACGTTAAAATTCTTTATAAAACTAAATCTTTAGATGGAGTAAATGTAAATTTAAAAGTATATAAACCAAATGGTGAAGTAGTTGAGTATAATAGTAATAAAGTAAATGATAAAAAAAACTATTCATTTAATGTTACGCTTTCAGAAAAGGGTGAATATGGATACGTTATCACATATAATATAATGACAGGAGGAGTTACTCGAACTTCAAAAGGTTCTTTTGCATTTAATTAA
- a CDS encoding helix-turn-helix domain-containing protein, which yields MSLLVPLCKCSRIGGRKRTMTDSKLASAKKLLESGIPPKDVAKDLGVSLATLYRWIPAT from the coding sequence GTGTCGCTTTTAGTACCTTTATGTAAATGTAGCCGTATTGGTGGAAGAAAAAGAACTATGACTGATAGTAAACTTGCAAGTGCAAAAAAACTTTTAGAATCTGGTATTCCACCAAAAGATGTGGCAAAAGATTTAGGTGTATCTCTTGCTACCCTTTATAGATGGATTCCTGCAACTTAA
- a CDS encoding efflux RND transporter periplasmic adaptor subunit, with the protein MHKILLISLSFIIGLYAIEIPIEKVQIHEFGKSIELNSKIVQLSSAKQSIMTLLDGQITEYYVKEGETVNKGQKIALIESIELSKMSAEYLSLKNQYLSMNKTYEANKQLYDKGIISLEALNRINIENNEMLAKLETLTSQLETLGIETKNISNTTSKYILRAHNAGRIGTLLKGKHATVSKDTEIATVIKEQAFYLKSYIPLSYANDLKVGQKITITHNNKTFATYIDKILPELDETTQRIVVLSSINEPIDGLFINSYINSTLYINTDKKYLAVKKTALTFLNNEWVVFVPKQEVHEEKAKSSKEHNDEHDKEDKHEDKDGHKDEHNDKDEHNDEHKKEGDSHEEEPQYEARDVKIVNQDDSYVAIEGLNINEEYVSDKTYYVKSLVLKSSMGDGHGH; encoded by the coding sequence ATGCACAAAATCTTATTAATTAGTTTATCTTTTATTATTGGACTTTATGCGATTGAAATACCCATAGAAAAAGTTCAAATTCATGAATTTGGGAAATCGATTGAATTAAATTCAAAAATTGTTCAGCTCTCTTCGGCAAAACAATCCATCATGACTTTGTTGGATGGTCAAATTACAGAGTACTATGTTAAAGAAGGAGAAACAGTTAACAAAGGTCAAAAAATAGCTTTGATTGAATCAATTGAACTGTCAAAAATGAGTGCTGAATATCTCTCTTTAAAAAATCAATATTTGAGTATGAATAAAACGTATGAAGCCAACAAACAGCTTTATGATAAAGGCATCATATCTTTAGAAGCATTAAATCGTATCAATATTGAAAACAATGAAATGTTAGCCAAACTTGAGACCTTAACATCACAGTTAGAGACCTTAGGAATAGAAACAAAAAATATAAGTAATACTACATCAAAATATATTTTAAGAGCACACAATGCAGGACGTATTGGAACATTGTTAAAGGGAAAACATGCAACTGTTTCAAAAGATACAGAAATTGCTACAGTTATAAAGGAGCAAGCTTTTTATCTTAAATCTTATATTCCTTTATCCTATGCAAATGATTTAAAAGTGGGACAAAAAATTACTATTACACATAATAACAAAACCTTTGCCACTTATATAGACAAAATCTTGCCTGAATTGGATGAAACCACTCAAAGAATTGTTGTATTATCAAGTATAAATGAACCTATTGATGGATTATTTATCAATTCATATATTAACTCTACTTTATATATCAATACTGATAAAAAATATTTGGCAGTTAAAAAAACCGCACTGACTTTTTTAAATAATGAATGGGTTGTTTTTGTACCAAAACAGGAAGTTCATGAAGAGAAAGCAAAAAGCAGTAAAGAACACAATGATGAGCATGATAAAGAAGATAAGCATGAAGATAAAGATGGGCATAAAGATGAACATAATGACAAAGATGAACATAATGATGAACATAAAAAAGAGGGTGATTCTCATGAAGAAGAACCTCAATATGAAGCAAGAGATGTAAAAATTGTTAATCAAGATGACTCTTATGTTGCCATTGAAGGTTTAAATATTAATGAAGAGTATGTCAGTGATAAAACATATTATGTGAAGTCATTGGTATTAAAATCATCAATGGGTGACGGACATGGGCACTAG